A single Nostoc sp. PCC 7107 DNA region contains:
- a CDS encoding 1-acyl-sn-glycerol-3-phosphate acyltransferase, with product MSLNSPLDISRLLLATFSTRMFRYYEDRIPDDASLLIVSNHRSFMDAMILMSALSSPIRFACHHYMGQVPILREIVTGQLGCFPLDINQNRQQSFFVQSQMLLQSKQMVGVFPEGAEPMVQSTPASVVGEFQRGFAHLALRSGVPDLAILPIAIASLEEVNTTAFPLKILSLFDPSEPLFNQYGWHPLVIYQRVAILIGRPYWITNAHQHQYHGKQAKNVVSELTEHCHSEIANLLQQGCY from the coding sequence ATGAGTCTAAATAGCCCATTGGACATTTCTCGCTTACTCTTAGCAACGTTTTCTACACGAATGTTTCGCTATTACGAGGATCGCATTCCTGATGATGCAAGTTTGTTAATAGTGAGCAATCATCGCAGCTTTATGGATGCGATGATTTTAATGTCAGCTTTATCAAGTCCGATTCGTTTTGCTTGCCATCACTATATGGGACAAGTCCCAATTTTGCGAGAGATTGTCACAGGACAATTAGGTTGTTTTCCTTTAGATATCAATCAAAACCGGCAGCAAAGCTTTTTTGTCCAATCACAGATGCTATTACAGTCTAAACAGATGGTAGGAGTGTTTCCGGAAGGGGCTGAACCAATGGTGCAATCGACTCCAGCATCTGTAGTTGGGGAATTTCAGCGGGGATTTGCCCATTTGGCTTTGCGTTCTGGCGTACCAGACTTAGCAATTTTACCAATTGCGATCGCCTCTTTAGAAGAAGTCAACACTACAGCTTTTCCCCTAAAAATTTTGAGTTTGTTCGACCCTTCTGAACCTTTATTTAATCAATATGGATGGCACCCATTAGTAATATATCAACGGGTGGCTATACTAATTGGTCGTCCTTATTGGATTACAAACGCTCATCAACACCAATATCATGGAAAACAAGCAAAAAATGTGGTCTCTGAGCTAACCGAACACTGCCACAGTGAAATTGCAAATTTACTCCAGCAAGGATGTTATTGA
- a CDS encoding alpha/beta fold hydrolase yields MPQVELKPCFLTPKRVQAEYPLFVYLPGMDGTGELLRSQTSGLEAGFDVRCLAIPRKDLTTWEELTKNVLDLIHAELEKSSQRPVYLCGESFGGCLAMKVATKAAHLFKRIILINPASAFRLRPFLDWASQITYLVPESFYDVGALGLLPFLASLERMTRSDRHELLKTMRSVPSATVNWRLALLREFAVDDSHLRRLTQQVLLIAGAGDRLLPSVDEVKRIASILPNAEVLVLPDSGHACLLEKDINLYEILKNNNFLETRDHKFYKLQVKEVG; encoded by the coding sequence ATGCCACAAGTTGAGCTAAAGCCGTGTTTTCTGACTCCGAAACGAGTCCAAGCAGAGTATCCATTGTTTGTTTATTTACCGGGAATGGATGGCACTGGTGAACTGTTGCGATCGCAAACATCTGGGTTAGAAGCTGGCTTTGATGTGCGCTGTTTGGCGATCCCCAGAAAAGACCTGACAACATGGGAAGAATTAACTAAAAATGTCTTGGACTTAATTCATGCAGAATTAGAGAAAAGTTCCCAAAGACCAGTTTATCTGTGTGGGGAATCATTCGGCGGCTGCTTGGCGATGAAAGTAGCCACCAAAGCGGCGCATTTGTTTAAACGCATAATTCTCATTAACCCAGCCTCAGCTTTTCGCCTGCGTCCATTTTTAGATTGGGCATCCCAGATAACATACTTAGTGCCAGAATCTTTTTATGATGTCGGCGCATTGGGATTATTACCGTTTCTGGCATCTTTAGAACGGATGACTAGAAGCGATCGCCACGAACTGCTAAAAACCATGCGTTCCGTACCATCAGCAACAGTTAACTGGCGGTTGGCTTTATTGAGAGAATTTGCAGTTGATGATAGCCACTTACGCCGCTTAACTCAACAAGTGTTGTTAATTGCTGGTGCAGGCGATCGGCTTTTACCTTCTGTAGACGAAGTGAAGCGGATAGCTAGTATATTACCTAATGCTGAAGTTTTGGTGCTGCCAGACAGTGGACATGCCTGTTTGCTAGAAAAAGATATCAATCTCTATGAAATTCTCAAAAACAATAACTTTTTAGAAACCAGGGATCATAAATTTTACAAATTACAAGTCAAAGAAGTAGGTTGA
- a CDS encoding Uma2 family endonuclease: MTSALSSNQRSEVFYPSSDGEPVAESYAHLCVLLATLEVLRQYLAGQQATVLANQFLYYSQGFPKLRVAPDVMVIFNVAPGGRDNYKVWEEGEVPSVIFEMTSAGTKNHDQEFKKILYEQLGVKEYWLFDPKGEWVQGQLQGYRLRQDVYELITDNRSEPLGLRLQVEGELIGFYREDTGEKLLNPTELAQALRETQQRVDAENLARQQAEQQVEQLKQRLRELGIDPEQIEQE; the protein is encoded by the coding sequence ATGACCTCAGCCTTATCTTCAAACCAACGCTCAGAAGTGTTCTATCCTAGTTCTGATGGTGAACCTGTGGCAGAAAGCTATGCCCATCTATGTGTATTACTGGCGACGTTAGAAGTTCTCCGCCAGTATTTGGCAGGACAACAGGCAACAGTCCTCGCTAATCAGTTTCTCTACTATTCCCAAGGATTTCCCAAGTTGCGAGTTGCCCCAGATGTGATGGTGATTTTTAATGTCGCCCCTGGTGGTCGAGATAATTATAAGGTGTGGGAAGAAGGGGAAGTCCCATCGGTGATTTTTGAAATGACTTCGGCAGGAACAAAAAATCACGATCAAGAATTTAAGAAGATTTTGTACGAGCAACTTGGTGTCAAAGAATACTGGTTATTTGACCCCAAGGGCGAATGGGTACAGGGACAGTTACAAGGTTATCGGTTACGGCAAGATGTATATGAGTTGATTACGGACAATCGCAGTGAACCTCTAGGATTGCGGTTGCAGGTAGAAGGAGAACTGATTGGTTTTTACCGAGAAGATACAGGGGAAAAGCTCCTGAATCCGACAGAACTAGCACAAGCACTCCGAGAAACGCAACAAAGGGTAGATGCCGAAAATTTAGCTCGACAGCAAGCAGAACAGCAAGTAGAACAATTAAAGCAACGCCTCCGAGAATTGGGTATTGATCCTGAGCAAATTGAACAAGAATAG
- a CDS encoding leucyl aminopeptidase — protein sequence MAAIQLNNQPLLEWAGDSLAIGLFEDAVELTGELATLNDKFAGILKEVIAEEEFTAKANSTVFTRVSGGGAVKKIILVGLGKPDALKADSLRRAAAAAAKVAKKQKTKTLGFSFPLWNNDPDATAQAIAEGVQLALYQDVRFKSEPDDKASKVETVELLGFEGQEPAITRANQIVSGVILARELVAAPANAVTPITMAETAQAIAKDYGLQLQILEKEDCEKLGMGAFLGVALASDLPPKFIHLTYKPEGTPTKKLAIIGKGLTFDSGGLNIKGAGSGIETMKIDMGGAAATLGAAKAIAQLKPDAEVHFISAVTENMISGRAMHPGDILTASNGKTIEVNNTDAEGRLTLADALVYTDKLGVDAIVDLATLTGANVIALGEDIAGLYTPDDALAAQIENASATSGEKIWRMPMEEKYFEGLKSGIADMKNTGPRPGGSITAALFLKQFVKDTPWAHLDIAGPVWADKENGYNGSGATGYGVRMLVDWVLNQ from the coding sequence ATGGCAGCAATTCAACTCAATAATCAGCCTCTGCTGGAGTGGGCAGGCGATAGTTTGGCAATTGGATTATTTGAAGATGCAGTAGAGTTAACAGGTGAACTGGCGACTTTAAATGACAAGTTTGCTGGCATTTTAAAAGAAGTAATTGCCGAAGAAGAATTTACAGCCAAAGCCAACAGCACTGTCTTCACCCGTGTCAGTGGCGGTGGTGCAGTTAAAAAAATAATTTTAGTCGGCTTAGGAAAACCAGACGCGCTGAAAGCAGATAGTCTGCGGCGGGCGGCGGCGGCGGCGGCTAAGGTTGCCAAAAAACAAAAAACAAAAACTCTCGGATTTAGCTTTCCTTTGTGGAATAACGACCCAGATGCTACAGCCCAAGCGATCGCGGAAGGTGTACAGTTGGCGTTATACCAAGATGTGCGCTTTAAATCAGAACCAGACGATAAAGCTTCAAAGGTCGAAACAGTAGAATTGCTGGGTTTCGAGGGGCAAGAACCGGCAATTACCCGTGCAAATCAAATTGTATCCGGGGTAATTTTGGCGAGAGAGTTGGTTGCAGCCCCAGCCAACGCAGTTACGCCTATTACAATGGCAGAGACAGCCCAAGCGATCGCCAAAGACTACGGTTTACAACTACAAATACTCGAAAAAGAAGATTGTGAAAAGCTGGGTATGGGTGCTTTTTTGGGAGTTGCCCTAGCCTCTGACTTACCACCGAAATTCATTCACCTCACTTACAAGCCAGAAGGCACACCGACAAAAAAACTCGCCATTATTGGTAAAGGTTTAACCTTTGATTCTGGTGGATTAAATATTAAAGGTGCAGGTAGCGGCATCGAAACCATGAAAATTGATATGGGTGGTGCAGCGGCAACCTTGGGTGCGGCAAAAGCGATCGCTCAACTTAAACCTGATGCCGAAGTTCACTTTATCTCCGCCGTTACCGAAAACATGATTAGCGGTCGCGCCATGCACCCAGGCGACATCCTTACCGCCTCTAACGGCAAAACCATCGAAGTGAATAACACCGATGCTGAAGGGCGTTTAACCTTAGCTGACGCTTTGGTATATACAGATAAATTAGGCGTAGATGCGATCGTTGATTTAGCCACCCTCACAGGTGCTAACGTCATCGCTTTAGGTGAAGACATTGCAGGTTTATACACTCCTGATGATGCTTTAGCTGCTCAGATAGAAAACGCCTCTGCCACATCCGGCGAAAAAATTTGGCGAATGCCAATGGAAGAGAAGTATTTTGAAGGCTTGAAATCTGGCATTGCGGATATGAAAAACACCGGGCCACGTCCTGGTGGTTCTATCACCGCTGCCCTCTTTCTCAAGCAGTTCGTCAAAGATACCCCTTGGGCGCACTTAGATATTGCTGGGCCAGTATGGGCAGATAAAGAAAATGGCTACAATGGCTCCGGTGCAACAGGCTACGGTGTACGAATGTTAGTTGATTGGGTACTCAATCAATAA
- the plsX gene encoding phosphate acyltransferase PlsX, with translation MGSTCARIAIDAMGGDHAPKEIVAGALRASEELGVKVLLVGDPQQIKAVMPPKTTLERVEIVPAEEAIAMDEEPLNAVRRKRKASINVAMDLVKNQQADAVFSAGHSGAAMAAALLRLGRLPGIDRPAIGTVFPTIMAGKPVLILDVGANVDCRPKFLEQFAVMGSIYSQYVLGTNTPKVGLLNIGEEDTKGNEQALRAHELLRENSHINFVGNAEGRDVLSGEFDVIVCDGFVGNVLLKFAESLGGVILQILREELPQGLHGQIGTALLKPNLKRIKQRMDHAEHGGALLLGVAGVCFIGHGSSQAPSIFSAIRMAKEAVDNQVLERLHSQYEILQRDSG, from the coding sequence ATGGGATCGACTTGCGCACGGATAGCAATTGACGCGATGGGGGGGGATCATGCACCTAAAGAAATCGTTGCTGGTGCATTACGCGCCAGTGAAGAATTGGGTGTAAAAGTCTTGTTGGTAGGTGATCCCCAACAAATTAAAGCTGTCATGCCGCCAAAAACTACTTTGGAGAGGGTGGAGATAGTTCCTGCTGAAGAAGCGATCGCTATGGATGAGGAGCCTTTAAATGCCGTTAGACGCAAACGCAAGGCTTCAATCAATGTAGCGATGGATTTGGTAAAAAATCAGCAGGCGGATGCTGTATTTTCTGCTGGACACTCTGGGGCAGCTATGGCAGCAGCATTGCTGCGCTTAGGAAGATTGCCAGGAATTGATCGCCCAGCAATTGGCACGGTTTTCCCGACGATTATGGCTGGCAAGCCAGTGTTGATACTGGATGTGGGCGCAAATGTAGACTGCCGTCCTAAGTTTTTAGAGCAGTTTGCTGTCATGGGTTCGATTTACAGCCAATATGTTTTGGGTACAAACACACCCAAAGTCGGGTTATTGAATATTGGCGAAGAAGATACTAAAGGTAATGAGCAAGCGCTCCGCGCCCACGAGCTACTGCGAGAAAATTCTCATATTAATTTTGTTGGTAATGCCGAAGGGCGTGATGTCCTTTCTGGTGAATTTGATGTGATTGTCTGCGATGGTTTTGTGGGTAATGTGTTACTAAAATTTGCCGAATCTCTGGGAGGAGTAATTCTGCAAATTCTCCGAGAAGAACTGCCACAAGGATTGCACGGTCAAATTGGCACAGCACTGTTAAAACCAAATCTCAAGCGAATTAAGCAGCGCATGGATCATGCGGAGCATGGAGGTGCTTTACTGTTAGGTGTGGCTGGAGTTTGTTTCATCGGCCACGGCAGTTCGCAAGCACCTTCAATTTTTAGTGCAATACGGATGGCCAAAGAAGCAGTAGATAATCAGGTACTAGAAAGGCTTCATTCCCAATACGAAATCCTACAGCGTGATAGCGGTTAG